A stretch of Aerococcus urinaehominis DNA encodes these proteins:
- the dnaJ gene encoding molecular chaperone DnaJ encodes MAEKRDYYEVLGLSKDASQAEIKKAYRKLSKKYHPDLNKEPGADEKFKEVTEAYEVLSDDQKKAAYDAYGHAGANGGFGGGTGGWSDFGSGSYSYSGSGAGFEDIFEQFFGGGAGFGGFGGGRTVDPNAPRQGDDLQYTIDLEFEEVVKGVTKTIRYKREQDCHVCSGSGAKPGSSVKTCPTCHGRGQVQQERNTPLGRVMTQGVCPNCHGQGQVIEEPCTNCQGSGRETVNHSVEVTIPAGVDDGQRMRVQGQGNAGLNGGPAGDLYVVFRVKASKIFRRNGANIEFELPINFAQAALGDEVEIPTVHGKVSMKIPAGTQSGRTFRLKGKGLPQLNAKTNGDQNVTVKVITPKNMNDAQKQAMRDFAQASGDNVSEEEENFFDKIKNAFKD; translated from the coding sequence ATGGCTGAAAAACGCGATTATTATGAGGTCTTAGGACTATCAAAGGATGCTAGCCAGGCTGAAATTAAAAAGGCCTATCGTAAGCTATCAAAAAAATATCACCCTGACTTAAATAAAGAGCCAGGGGCAGATGAAAAATTTAAAGAGGTGACTGAGGCTTATGAAGTGCTCAGCGACGACCAGAAGAAGGCGGCTTATGATGCTTATGGTCATGCTGGTGCTAATGGCGGCTTTGGTGGTGGCACTGGTGGCTGGTCAGACTTCGGTAGTGGCTCGTATAGCTACTCTGGTTCCGGGGCTGGATTTGAAGATATCTTCGAACAATTCTTTGGTGGCGGCGCTGGCTTTGGCGGCTTTGGTGGCGGTCGCACCGTTGATCCCAATGCTCCGCGGCAAGGCGATGACCTCCAATACACCATCGACTTAGAATTTGAAGAAGTGGTCAAGGGCGTTACTAAAACGATTCGCTACAAGCGAGAACAAGACTGCCATGTTTGTTCTGGTTCTGGGGCTAAGCCGGGTTCTTCGGTAAAAACCTGTCCAACCTGCCATGGTCGTGGTCAAGTCCAACAAGAGCGTAATACCCCCCTTGGTCGGGTGATGACTCAGGGTGTTTGTCCTAACTGTCATGGCCAAGGCCAGGTGATTGAAGAGCCATGTACAAACTGTCAAGGATCAGGTCGGGAAACAGTTAATCATAGTGTTGAAGTTACTATACCTGCAGGTGTGGATGACGGCCAACGCATGCGGGTCCAAGGTCAAGGTAATGCCGGCTTAAATGGTGGTCCTGCTGGTGATTTGTATGTTGTTTTCCGCGTTAAAGCAAGCAAAATCTTTAGACGCAATGGGGCTAATATTGAATTTGAGTTGCCAATTAATTTTGCCCAAGCTGCTTTGGGTGATGAAGTTGAAATTCCAACTGTTCATGGAAAAGTATCCATGAAAATACCTGCGGGGACCCAGTCTGGTAGAACCTTTAGACTTAAAGGCAAGGGCTTGCCGCAATTAAATGCCAAGACCAATGGGGACCAAAATGTGACTGTTAAAGTCATTACGCCTAAGAATATGAATGATGCCCAGAAACAAGCCATGCGTGATTTTGCGCAAGCGTCTGGGGATAATGTCTCTGAAGAAGAAGAAAACTTCTTTGATAAAATAAAAAATGCATTTAAAGATTAA
- the dnaK gene encoding molecular chaperone DnaK: MTKIIGIDLGTTNSAVAVLEGGEPKIIPNPEGNRTTPSVVSFKNGERQVGEVAKRSMVTNPNTIASIKRHIGEDGYKVEVEGKEYRPQEVSAMILQYLKSYAEDYLGEKVTNAVITVPAYFNDAQRQATKDAGKIAGLEVDRIINEPTAAALAYGLDKTDKDEQVLVFDLGGGTFDVSILELGDGVFDVLSTAGDNQLGGDDFDEKIVDYLVAEFKKENGIDLSQDKMAMQRLKDAAEKAKKDLSGVTSTQISLPFITAGENGPLHLETTLSRAKFDELTADLVERTKAPVQRALKDAGLSASDLDEVILVGGSTRIPAVVDMVKKETGKDPNRSVNPDEVVAMGAAIQGGVITGDVKDIVLLDVTPLSLGIETMGGVFTKLIDRNTTIPTSKSQVFSTAADNQPAVDVHVLQGERPMAADNKTLGRFQLTDIPAAPRGVPQIEVTFDIDKNGIVNVSAKDLGTNKEQSITIQSNSGLSEEEIDRMMKDAEANAEEDAKRKEEADLKNEVEQMIFQVEKTTSELDGKVDQEEIDKANNLKDELKAALEANDIDTMKAKKDELNEVVQALSVKLYEQAAQAAQEQEAGQADQDNGDDDIIDADFEETDDK, translated from the coding sequence ATGACAAAAATCATTGGTATTGACTTAGGTACAACTAACTCTGCGGTTGCTGTTTTAGAAGGTGGCGAACCAAAAATTATCCCTAACCCAGAGGGTAACCGTACAACTCCTTCTGTTGTATCATTTAAAAATGGTGAGCGCCAAGTTGGTGAAGTTGCTAAACGTTCTATGGTAACCAATCCTAACACGATTGCTTCTATTAAACGCCATATTGGTGAAGATGGTTATAAAGTTGAAGTTGAAGGTAAAGAATATAGGCCACAAGAAGTTTCTGCGATGATTTTACAATACCTGAAATCTTACGCTGAAGATTACCTAGGTGAGAAAGTAACTAACGCAGTAATCACTGTACCGGCTTATTTTAATGATGCCCAACGTCAAGCGACGAAAGATGCTGGTAAAATTGCTGGCTTAGAAGTTGACCGTATTATCAACGAACCGACAGCAGCAGCTTTGGCTTATGGTCTTGATAAGACCGACAAGGATGAACAAGTCTTGGTATTTGACCTTGGTGGTGGTACTTTTGACGTATCTATCTTGGAATTAGGTGATGGTGTCTTCGATGTTTTATCAACTGCCGGGGATAACCAATTGGGTGGCGATGACTTTGATGAAAAAATCGTTGACTATCTAGTTGCTGAATTCAAGAAAGAAAATGGTATTGACTTGTCTCAAGACAAGATGGCTATGCAACGTCTAAAAGATGCTGCTGAAAAGGCTAAGAAGGACTTGTCTGGTGTGACTTCTACCCAAATTAGCTTGCCATTTATTACTGCCGGTGAAAACGGTCCATTGCACTTAGAAACTACTCTTTCTCGGGCTAAATTTGACGAATTAACAGCTGATTTGGTGGAGCGCACCAAGGCCCCTGTCCAACGTGCTCTAAAAGATGCTGGTTTATCAGCTTCTGATCTTGATGAAGTCATCCTAGTTGGTGGTTCAACTCGTATCCCAGCTGTTGTTGACATGGTTAAGAAGGAAACAGGTAAGGACCCTAACCGTTCCGTTAACCCAGATGAAGTTGTTGCCATGGGTGCAGCTATTCAAGGTGGGGTGATCACTGGTGATGTTAAGGATATCGTACTTCTAGATGTTACACCGTTATCACTTGGTATCGAAACCATGGGTGGTGTCTTCACTAAATTAATCGATCGGAACACTACTATTCCAACTTCTAAATCTCAAGTCTTCTCAACTGCTGCTGATAACCAACCAGCTGTAGACGTTCACGTACTTCAAGGTGAACGGCCAATGGCAGCTGATAACAAGACTTTGGGTCGCTTCCAGTTAACTGATATCCCTGCTGCCCCACGTGGTGTGCCTCAAATCGAAGTTACCTTTGATATTGATAAGAATGGTATTGTTAATGTTTCAGCTAAGGACCTTGGTACTAACAAGGAGCAATCTATTACAATTCAATCTAACTCTGGTCTTTCTGAAGAAGAAATTGATCGTATGATGAAAGATGCTGAAGCGAATGCGGAAGAGGATGCTAAACGCAAAGAAGAAGCAGACCTTAAGAACGAAGTAGAACAAATGATTTTCCAAGTTGAAAAAACTACTAGCGAGTTAGACGGTAAAGTTGACCAAGAAGAAATCGACAAAGCCAACAACTTGAAAGATGAATTGAAAGCGGCACTTGAAGCTAATGATATTGATACCATGAAGGCTAAGAAAGATGAACTTAATGAAGTTGTCCAAGCTTTATCAGTAAAACTTTATGAGCAAGCAGCTCAAGCAGCTCAAGAACAAGAAGCTGGCCAAGCTGATCAAGATAATGGCGATGATGACATTATCGATGCTGATTTCGAGGAAACTGATGACAAATAA
- the grpE gene encoding nucleotide exchange factor GrpE gives MEDENKNQDVNQDQKGPELTEDQVEEITDQPVTDELQAQLDEKDDKILRLSAEIQNMHNRFGKERQDLAKYRSQSLAEKIIPSMDNLERALAIEADDEASENLKKGVEMVYKGLLEALAGEGVEVIDPKGDIFDPNFHQSVSSVPLEEGQEPEEIVEVYQKGYLLKDRILRPAMVIIAQ, from the coding sequence GTGGAAGACGAAAATAAAAATCAAGATGTAAACCAAGACCAAAAGGGTCCTGAGCTTACTGAAGACCAGGTTGAAGAAATCACCGACCAACCGGTCACCGATGAGCTACAGGCCCAATTGGATGAAAAAGATGATAAAATTTTAAGACTATCTGCTGAAATCCAGAACATGCATAACCGTTTTGGTAAGGAAAGGCAAGATTTAGCAAAATATCGGTCACAAAGCCTAGCGGAAAAAATTATCCCATCTATGGATAATTTAGAGCGCGCTTTAGCGATTGAAGCTGATGATGAAGCCTCTGAAAACCTGAAAAAGGGAGTCGAGATGGTTTATAAAGGCTTACTAGAAGCCTTGGCTGGAGAAGGTGTTGAAGTGATTGATCCGAAAGGTGATATTTTCGACCCTAACTTCCACCAATCTGTTTCTTCAGTGCCCCTAGAAGAGGGTCAAGAACCTGAAGAAATTGTAGAAGTTTACCAAAAGGGCTATCTATTAAAAGACCGGATTTTACGACCGGCTATGGTTATTATTGCTCAGTAG
- the hrcA gene encoding heat-inducible transcriptional repressor HrcA has protein sequence MLTDRQSKILKAIIDRYTVDEQPVGSKALAELADINASSATIRAEMARLEKLGMLTKTHSSSGRLPDDLGYRYYINYILPKQGGMIDEDLSPDALAELRQIFSSPFVEMTDVMLKAADVMADLTQYVAIALGPAMDNHRLARFQVVQVTSDKAMAIMVTDKNMVESQVFQLDDEISFAQIEDMVQAINQALVGKPLVEVILELQNNARRFFTDNYSDVFYENNIFNYLLKKIEGDRLRIRGRENLFNQLANSNDYLQIKKINQLLDQPQYLVSVLEPPQDGIQIQVGGELGNDNFDNLSIISMRLNLGKKDKDMIFAVLGPDNMSYLKLAQLLQSFRREMFRFENGKS, from the coding sequence ATGTTAACCGATCGTCAAAGTAAAATATTAAAAGCGATTATCGACCGCTATACTGTCGATGAGCAGCCAGTCGGTTCTAAAGCCTTAGCAGAGCTAGCGGATATTAATGCCTCATCAGCCACAATTAGAGCTGAGATGGCTCGTCTTGAAAAACTTGGCATGCTAACTAAAACCCACAGTTCATCGGGTCGTTTACCTGATGATTTGGGTTATCGTTATTATATAAATTACATTTTACCCAAACAGGGTGGCATGATTGATGAAGATTTAAGTCCGGATGCTTTAGCTGAACTGAGACAAATTTTTTCATCACCTTTTGTAGAGATGACTGATGTCATGCTCAAGGCCGCTGACGTCATGGCAGATTTAACCCAGTATGTAGCAATTGCTTTGGGACCAGCCATGGATAACCACCGCCTTGCCCGCTTTCAAGTTGTTCAAGTAACTTCTGATAAGGCAATGGCAATAATGGTTACTGATAAAAATATGGTTGAAAGTCAGGTTTTTCAACTTGATGACGAAATCAGCTTCGCTCAAATCGAAGATATGGTTCAGGCAATCAACCAGGCCCTAGTTGGTAAACCACTGGTAGAGGTTATTCTAGAATTACAGAATAATGCCCGTCGCTTCTTTACAGATAACTATAGTGACGTCTTCTATGAAAATAATATCTTCAATTATCTTTTGAAGAAGATAGAAGGCGACCGTTTGCGGATAAGAGGCCGAGAAAACTTATTTAACCAACTAGCTAACAGTAATGATTACTTACAAATAAAAAAAATTAATCAACTGTTAGATCAACCGCAATACCTAGTGTCAGTCTTAGAACCGCCCCAAGATGGTATTCAAATCCAGGTTGGTGGTGAACTGGGGAATGATAATTTTGATAATTTGAGTATAATTTCAATGCGATTGAATTTGGGAAAAAAAGACAAAGATATGATCTTTGCGGTTTTGGGACCTGATAATATGTCATACTTGAAGTTAGCTCAATTACTACAAAGTTTCCGGCGCGAAATGTTTCGCTTTGAAAACGGAAAAAGTTAA
- the hemW gene encoding radical SAM family heme chaperone HemW, with protein MDYQLLTHQADSRSIYIHIPFCSHICYYCDFNKVYIEGQPVDQYVDSLIREMQAYRDALARQPIETIYIGGGTPSTLTSDQLERLFTALNQLITLAPDYEFTFETNPNDITADKLETLKKVGVNRLSMGIQSFDDNLLEKIGRTHRAQQAIDAVKLAQEIGFDNISVDLIFRLPGQSLANFKASLDQALALDLPHYSIYSLILEQKTVFYNLMRQGKLPLPSQDEEADMFELAIQSMEKSGRHHYEISNYGKPGYESKHNLAYWDNSYYYGFGAGAHGYLNGYRYANHGPIQHYLKAVEDQGHAIIHERYLDRKQEIEEEMFLGLRKHKGVSRQVFKDRFGCDFYEDIYKDTIDHLLDQDLVVLTADRLYLTHHGMFIGNEVFQAFLIDEE; from the coding sequence ATGGACTATCAACTATTAACCCACCAAGCAGATAGTCGGTCAATTTATATTCATATCCCTTTTTGTAGCCACATTTGTTATTACTGTGATTTCAATAAGGTGTATATCGAGGGCCAACCAGTTGACCAATATGTCGATAGCCTGATAAGAGAAATGCAAGCCTATCGAGATGCATTGGCGCGCCAGCCCATTGAGACGATTTATATAGGCGGAGGGACACCCTCGACATTAACGAGTGACCAGTTAGAACGCCTTTTTACAGCTCTTAACCAATTAATTACCCTAGCTCCGGATTATGAATTTACCTTTGAAACCAATCCAAATGATATAACTGCTGATAAATTGGAAACACTAAAAAAAGTCGGTGTTAATCGCTTAAGTATGGGTATCCAGTCCTTTGATGATAACTTGCTAGAAAAAATTGGCCGAACCCATCGTGCCCAACAGGCTATTGATGCGGTTAAACTGGCCCAGGAAATTGGTTTTGACAATATCTCGGTTGATTTAATTTTTCGGCTACCGGGTCAGTCATTAGCCAATTTTAAAGCTTCCCTTGACCAAGCCCTAGCCCTAGACCTACCTCATTATTCTATATATTCTTTAATTCTGGAGCAGAAAACAGTTTTTTATAATTTGATGCGCCAAGGCAAATTACCACTGCCTAGTCAAGATGAAGAGGCTGATATGTTTGAACTAGCCATCCAGTCTATGGAAAAGAGTGGCCGCCATCATTATGAAATTTCGAATTACGGTAAGCCTGGCTATGAGTCTAAGCATAATTTGGCTTATTGGGATAATAGTTACTATTACGGTTTTGGTGCCGGTGCCCACGGCTATTTAAATGGCTACCGTTATGCTAACCATGGCCCCATTCAACATTATCTAAAAGCTGTTGAAGACCAGGGGCATGCAATTATTCACGAGCGATATTTAGATCGCAAGCAGGAAATTGAAGAGGAAATGTTTCTAGGTTTACGCAAGCACAAGGGGGTTAGTCGACAAGTTTTTAAAGACCGCTTTGGTTGTGATTTTTATGAGGATATTTATAAAGACACCATTGACCATTTACTTGATCAGGATTTAGTCGTACTAACTGCAGACCGACTTTATTTAACCCATCATGGTATGTTTATTGGCAATGAAGTCTTTCAAGCCTTTCTAATAGATGAGGAATAG
- the ribF gene encoding riboflavin biosynthesis protein RibF, with the protein MRVIHLHHPYNPSQINNKPIVLAMGYFDGVHLGHQEVLRQARQLADIKGLPLAAMTFNQPAAFIFQEANPSSLPQITSLREKEELMDQAGVDILYVVEMTSQFVGLAPQDFVDQYMVALGAKYLVAGFDYTYGKKDIANMARLGFYSQGRFEIVEVPAFENQAGKISSRHIRQQLEAGQIELANESLGYPYFFYGRVIHGEKRGRTLGFPTANIASHCQVILPKEGVYLVKCQLLATSVWGLASVGRKVTFGDDYGLSLEIYLLDFSQEIYGEEMRITWYHYLRPELKFSSVDDLIVQMNQDEDKGRLYIADLEEA; encoded by the coding sequence ATGCGAGTTATTCATTTACATCATCCTTATAATCCTAGTCAAATTAATAATAAGCCAATAGTATTAGCTATGGGTTATTTTGATGGTGTGCACCTAGGCCATCAAGAAGTATTAAGACAGGCTAGACAGTTAGCTGATATTAAAGGTCTGCCACTAGCAGCTATGACCTTTAATCAACCTGCTGCCTTTATTTTTCAGGAAGCAAATCCGAGCAGTCTGCCTCAAATTACCAGCTTGCGAGAAAAAGAAGAGCTGATGGACCAAGCAGGCGTTGATATCCTGTATGTGGTTGAAATGACCAGCCAGTTTGTTGGTTTAGCTCCCCAAGATTTTGTAGACCAGTATATGGTAGCTTTGGGAGCTAAATATTTGGTGGCAGGTTTCGATTACACCTATGGTAAGAAGGATATTGCTAATATGGCAAGACTAGGTTTTTATAGCCAGGGACGCTTTGAAATAGTCGAGGTCCCAGCTTTTGAAAATCAGGCAGGTAAGATTTCTTCTCGTCATATTCGTCAACAATTAGAAGCGGGTCAAATTGAATTAGCTAATGAGAGTTTAGGTTATCCTTACTTTTTTTATGGCCGGGTCATTCATGGAGAAAAGCGGGGGCGGACCCTGGGTTTCCCTACTGCCAATATAGCTAGTCATTGCCAGGTCATCCTACCTAAAGAAGGTGTCTATCTGGTTAAGTGTCAGCTCTTAGCGACCAGTGTTTGGGGTCTGGCTTCAGTTGGCCGCAAGGTAACTTTTGGCGATGATTATGGCTTGAGTTTGGAAATTTATCTACTCGATTTCAGTCAGGAAATCTATGGAGAAGAGATGCGTATTACATGGTACCATTACTTGCGACCAGAACTTAAATTTTCTAGCGTTGACGACTTAATTGTGCAGATGAATCAAGATGAAGACAAAGGACGTCTTTATATAGCTGATTTGGAGGAGGCATAG
- the truB gene encoding tRNA pseudouridine(55) synthase TruB: MNGIIPLWKPRGMTSHDCVFKLRKILKTKKIGHTGTLDPNVDGVLPICVGQATKMVEFFMDKTKIYQGQITLGFATDTEDMDGQIVEESFIKQAISDSEIDQALARFKGEISQIPPMYSAVKVNGKRLYEYARQGLSVDRPERQVRIDYFKRLSDSVYDAKKGQQTFNFEVQCGRGTYVRTLAYDLGRELGVPATMTQLTRVACLPFKSAQCLTLDQVADLTGQGDHSFLLPLETAVSHLDKYQAPNHLEKLIINGAVLDRQDFPQELKFPCRIYIDQHLKAIYQDHPSKSGKIKPMKMF, translated from the coding sequence ATAAATGGGATAATTCCTTTATGGAAACCTCGTGGCATGACTAGTCACGACTGTGTATTTAAGTTGAGGAAAATATTAAAAACAAAAAAAATTGGCCATACTGGCACTCTAGATCCTAACGTTGATGGGGTGCTTCCTATTTGTGTGGGTCAGGCCACCAAAATGGTAGAGTTTTTTATGGACAAAACAAAAATCTACCAGGGACAAATTACTCTAGGCTTTGCTACCGATACTGAGGATATGGATGGCCAAATAGTAGAAGAAAGTTTTATTAAGCAAGCGATTAGCGATTCCGAGATTGACCAGGCCCTAGCTAGATTTAAAGGGGAGATTAGTCAAATTCCCCCCATGTATTCAGCCGTTAAGGTTAATGGCAAACGCCTATACGAATATGCACGCCAAGGTCTTAGTGTGGATAGGCCTGAGCGTCAGGTAAGGATAGACTATTTTAAAAGATTATCTGATAGTGTTTATGATGCCAAAAAGGGGCAACAGACTTTTAACTTTGAAGTCCAATGTGGCCGTGGCACCTATGTGAGGACACTAGCCTACGATTTGGGCCGTGAGCTGGGTGTTCCTGCTACCATGACGCAATTAACCCGGGTAGCCTGTCTACCTTTTAAATCAGCCCAGTGTCTGACCTTGGACCAGGTCGCTGATTTAACTGGTCAGGGTGACCATTCTTTTTTACTACCACTCGAGACTGCGGTCAGTCACCTGGATAAATATCAGGCCCCTAATCACCTAGAAAAATTAATTATCAATGGTGCTGTTTTAGACCGCCAGGATTTTCCTCAGGAGCTTAAGTTCCCGTGTCGGATCTATATCGATCAGCACTTGAAGGCAATTTATCAAGACCATCCTAGTAAGTCTGGTAAGATAAAACCAATGAAAATGTTTTAG
- the rbfA gene encoding 30S ribosome-binding factor RbfA yields the protein MAKYRPERLGQEILREVNDILQKKVRDPRVQGITITDIKVTGDLQQATLYYSSLSELASEREKEQQGLDKAAGLIRSELGSRLQIYKTPELIFERDESVDYGNRIDELLASLHQED from the coding sequence ATGGCTAAATACAGACCAGAACGATTAGGTCAAGAAATCCTTAGAGAAGTTAACGATATTTTGCAAAAAAAGGTTAGAGACCCTAGAGTTCAAGGCATTACAATTACTGATATTAAAGTAACTGGTGACCTGCAACAAGCGACCTTGTATTACTCTAGTCTCAGTGAATTAGCAAGTGAGCGTGAAAAAGAACAACAAGGTTTGGATAAAGCAGCTGGCCTGATTCGCAGTGAATTAGGTTCACGCTTGCAAATTTACAAAACACCTGAGCTGATTTTTGAACGCGATGAATCAGTAGATTACGGTAACCGTATTGATGAACTATTAGCTTCTTTACATCAGGAAGACTAG
- the infB gene encoding translation initiation factor IF-2, with the protein MSKKRVYQLAKELDVSSKDLLTRAKEIGLDYSSHMASVESEDEERLAKAVTNPSKADKKQAEKTSNNKQVTSHNQHKKSEKKQTNGHHKVTSKKAQRSDSAQATVEEAEERQNERDRQHGRGQGRNQQNAQNRRNNKKKNRRNNQQKNNNNQPNYNKRKPVKHQPNAPKQKETPDKVEYEVGMTVADLAKKIHKEPAEVIKKLFMMGVMANQNQSLDADAIELVLAEYGIEAEEKVIIDPTDFDHYFEEAAHEAADKLSGRPAVVTIMGHVDHGKTTLLDYLRQANVTEGEAGGITQHIGAYQVDANGQEVTFVDTPGHAAFTTMRARGADITDIVIIVVAADDGVMPQTVEAINHAKAAEVPIIVAVNKIDKPTANPDRVMQELTEYGLIAEAWGGDTIFVNISAKFGQNVDELLDMILLVAEVEELKANPDRLALGSVVEARLDPHRGAVATLLVQEGTLKIGDPLVVGDTYGRVRAMTNDHGRRIKEAGPSTPVEITGLNDSPEAGDRFVVFEDEKTARQIGEQRASQAQQRRRNQTHKVTLDNLFETIQEGQMKTVNVIIKADVQGSAEALASSLQKIDVEGVRVDIVHNAVGAINESDVTLAAASNAIIIGFNVRPTPTAKEQASEEGVEIRLHNVIYAAIDEIETAMKGMLDPEYEEQVTGSVVVRETYKVSKVGTIAGAYVSEGVIRRNSKVRVIRDNIVVYEGELASLKRFKDDAREVSKGYECGIMIEGYNDIKVDDVIEPYEMVEIERK; encoded by the coding sequence ATGTCCAAAAAGCGTGTCTATCAATTAGCAAAAGAATTAGATGTAAGTAGTAAGGATTTACTAACTAGGGCCAAAGAAATTGGTTTAGACTATTCCAGTCATATGGCTTCAGTAGAAAGTGAAGATGAAGAGAGATTAGCTAAAGCAGTTACTAATCCTAGTAAAGCTGATAAAAAACAAGCGGAAAAGACTTCAAATAACAAACAGGTGACTAGTCATAATCAACATAAAAAATCTGAAAAGAAACAAACAAATGGCCACCACAAGGTGACTAGTAAAAAAGCTCAGCGCTCTGATTCGGCTCAGGCAACTGTAGAAGAAGCAGAAGAGCGACAAAATGAACGTGACCGCCAACACGGCCGCGGTCAAGGTCGTAACCAGCAAAATGCGCAAAATCGTCGCAATAATAAGAAGAAAAACCGCCGTAATAACCAACAAAAAAATAATAATAATCAACCTAATTATAACAAGCGTAAGCCAGTCAAACATCAACCTAATGCGCCTAAGCAAAAGGAGACACCGGATAAGGTTGAATACGAGGTTGGAATGACGGTTGCTGATTTAGCTAAAAAAATTCATAAAGAGCCAGCGGAAGTCATTAAAAAACTCTTTATGATGGGTGTAATGGCAAATCAAAATCAATCCTTGGATGCCGATGCGATTGAATTGGTTTTAGCTGAATACGGTATCGAAGCTGAAGAAAAGGTTATTATTGATCCGACTGATTTTGATCATTACTTTGAAGAAGCAGCTCATGAAGCGGCTGATAAATTATCTGGTCGACCAGCAGTTGTAACCATTATGGGTCACGTTGACCATGGTAAGACGACGCTTTTAGATTACCTGCGTCAGGCCAATGTTACTGAAGGTGAAGCTGGCGGTATTACCCAACATATTGGCGCTTACCAAGTTGATGCCAACGGTCAGGAAGTAACTTTTGTTGATACACCTGGTCACGCGGCCTTCACTACTATGCGGGCTCGTGGTGCTGATATCACTGATATTGTTATCATCGTCGTCGCAGCTGATGATGGGGTAATGCCACAGACTGTTGAAGCGATTAACCATGCAAAAGCCGCTGAAGTGCCAATTATTGTAGCTGTTAACAAAATTGATAAACCAACTGCCAATCCGGATCGTGTGATGCAAGAACTCACCGAGTACGGTCTTATTGCTGAAGCCTGGGGTGGAGACACTATCTTTGTCAATATCTCAGCTAAGTTTGGTCAAAATGTTGATGAATTGCTTGATATGATTCTACTAGTTGCTGAAGTAGAAGAATTAAAAGCTAATCCAGACCGTTTAGCTTTAGGTTCCGTGGTTGAAGCCCGTCTGGATCCTCATCGTGGTGCTGTAGCTACTCTACTTGTTCAGGAAGGTACGCTTAAAATAGGAGACCCACTAGTAGTAGGCGACACCTATGGTCGGGTGCGGGCCATGACTAATGACCATGGCCGTCGTATTAAAGAAGCTGGTCCATCTACACCAGTGGAAATCACTGGGCTAAATGATTCACCTGAAGCTGGGGACCGGTTTGTTGTCTTTGAAGATGAGAAAACAGCGCGTCAAATTGGTGAGCAAAGAGCTAGCCAGGCTCAACAAAGACGACGGAATCAAACTCACAAGGTTACCTTGGACAACTTATTTGAGACTATCCAAGAAGGTCAAATGAAAACTGTCAATGTAATTATTAAGGCCGATGTACAGGGGTCAGCTGAAGCACTAGCTTCTTCTTTACAGAAAATTGATGTAGAAGGTGTGCGTGTCGATATCGTCCATAATGCAGTCGGTGCCATTAATGAGTCTGATGTGACCCTAGCTGCTGCTTCAAATGCGATTATTATTGGCTTTAACGTGCGTCCGACCCCAACCGCTAAGGAACAAGCCAGCGAAGAAGGTGTGGAAATCCGTCTTCACAATGTCATTTATGCCGCAATTGATGAGATTGAAACGGCTATGAAGGGTATGCTAGACCCAGAATATGAAGAGCAAGTTACTGGATCAGTGGTTGTACGTGAAACCTATAAGGTATCCAAGGTTGGTACCATTGCTGGTGCCTATGTTTCTGAAGGTGTTATCCGTCGTAACTCTAAGGTCCGTGTTATCCGCGACAATATTGTTGTATATGAGGGTGAATTAGCTTCACTGAAACGCTTCAAGGATGACGCTCGCGAAGTAAGTAAGGGCTACGAGTGTGGTATTATGATTGAAGGTTACAATGATATTAAAGTGGATGATGTTATCGAGCCTTATGAAATGGTAGAAATTGAGAGAAAATAA
- a CDS encoding L7Ae/L30e/S12e/Gadd45 family ribosomal protein — protein sequence MSNKVKKLNLLGLAQAAGQLVSGEGLVIQALQAGQASLVICAQDASERTKKKIKDKCSYYNVPTNFDYTSLEISQALGKKRLIVAFTNQGFAKSFIKD from the coding sequence ATGAGTAATAAAGTAAAAAAATTAAATTTGCTGGGATTAGCCCAAGCGGCTGGCCAACTGGTTTCTGGTGAGGGTCTCGTGATCCAGGCCTTGCAAGCCGGCCAAGCTAGTCTGGTCATTTGTGCCCAGGATGCCAGTGAGCGTACTAAAAAGAAGATTAAAGATAAATGTTCATATTATAATGTACCGACTAATTTTGATTACACTAGTCTAGAGATTAGCCAGGCCCTGGGTAAAAAACGGTTGATTGTGGCTTTTACCAATCAAGGCTTTGCCAAGTCTTTTATAAAAGATTAG